One region of Triticum aestivum cultivar Chinese Spring chromosome 6B, IWGSC CS RefSeq v2.1, whole genome shotgun sequence genomic DNA includes:
- the LOC123139678 gene encoding putative receptor-like protein kinase At3g47110 isoform X2 → MSGNGTGSKTVFSSETRSSKSKASSMLPVLLLLLLPYVLQSASVGASNNRTDVDSLLAFKASLSNKHGVLAAWNTTTDYCQWPGIGCSLKHKHRVTVLNLSSEVLGGTITPSIGNLSFLRILDLRRNNLQGNLPASLVNSTEIFALDVSFNNLIGRLPPEIGMQCPNFLSLGPNQFMATTQQDWEFMTLLTNCTRLSFLNLQGNRLGGVLPSSVANLSTQLQSLYVEGNEISGEIPFGIGNLVGLNQLELADNLFIGALPDTIGMLSSLQFLDLGYNLLTGFMPSSLGNLTQLLNLYTDNNTFEGPLPASLGRLPEITAATFSNNKFTGPLPKDIFNLSSLSDALDLSGNYFVGPLPPEVGGLTKLAQLYLSQNNLSGALPNELSNCQSLTELGLDDNSFDSTIPSSISKMRGLMLLNLTKNTLSGVIPQDASLGRLPEITSATFSNNKFTGPLPKDIFNISSLADALDLSSNFFLGPLPPEVGDLTKLARLYLSHNNLSGPLPGALSNCQSLTELRLDDNSFDSSIPSSINKMRGLMLLNLTKNTLSGLIPKDLGLMGGLEQLYLAHNNLSGHIPESLENMASLYQLDLSFNLLDGKVPLRGVFSNASGFSFGGNLRLCGGIVELRLPACKTKSVGCGFSKRHLTITLVTAIAGVILILSLMLVFLTMRMKSKTQSTTTGGFQLMDDSHPRVTYVELVQGTSGFAVNNLLGRGRYGSVYKCCLLLKNMMTTVAVKVFDLQQSGSFKSFQSECEALSKIRHRNLISVITCCSSSDLNQNDFKAIVFEFMPNGSLDRWLHMDVHVTHLLQGLTLMQRLNITVDIADALDYLHNNCEPPIIHCDLKPSNILLNEDLVAHVGDFGLAKILPESTVEQLINSKSSVGIRGTIGYVAPEYGEGGQVSSCGDVYSFGTVILELFTGMAPTHDMFRDGLTLQKHAENAFPGMLMQIANPALLSIEEANANSLQDGSNTMEHAIFSVMKVALSCSRHAPTERMCIRDAAAAIHRIRDGYVKARQNEGVVTAAYTARHFAETTRAAP, encoded by the exons ATGTCAGGCAACGGCACAGGCAGTAAAACAGTCTTCTCCTCAGAAACTAGAAGCAGCAAATCAAAAG CGTCTTCAATGTTGCCTGTTCTTCTGTTGCTTCTCTTGCCATATGTACTCCAGTCAGCATCAGTGGGAGCATCCAACAATAGGACTGATGTGGATTCCTTGCTGGCGTTCAAGGCAAGCCTAAGCAATAAGCATGGTGTCCTAGCTGCATGGAACACAACAACTGACTACTGCCAGTGGCCAGGCATTGGTTGCAGCCTTAAACACAAGCACAGGGTCACAGTGCTTAACCTCTCTTCGGAGGTCCTTGGTGGCACGATCACACCTTCCATTGGGAACCTCTCCTTCTTGAGAATTCTAGATCTCAGGCGGAACAATCTGCAAG GAAACCTTCCAGCTTCTCTTGTCAACTCAACCGAGATATTTGCACTAGATGTCTCCTTCAACAACTTAATAGGAAGATTGCCTCCAGAGATTGGAATGCAATGTCCAAACTTCCTCAGTCTCGGACCAAATCAGTTCATGGCGACTACTCAGCAGGACTGGGAGTTCATGACATTGTTGACAAACTGCACACGCCTCAGTTTTCTTAACCTCCAAGGCAACAGGCTAGGTGGCGTGCTGCCTAGCTCAGTTGCCAACCTATCAACACAACTTCAATCATTATATGTTGAAGGCAATGAGATTTCTGGAGAAATACCATTTGGCATAGGCAATCTTGTTGGTCTAAATCAATTGGAGCTAGCTGACAACCTGTTTATTGGTGCTTTGCCTGACACCATAGGGATGCTAAGTTCACTACAATTCCTGGACTTGGGATATAACCTACTGACAGGGTTCATGCCATCCTCCCTTGGGAACTTGACACAACTACTAAATCTATACACAGATAACAACACATTTGAGGGGCCTCTTCCAGCAAGCCTCGGGAGACTACCAGAGATAACAGCAGCAACCTTTTCAAACAATAAGTTCACAGGCCCATTACCTAAAGACATCTTTAACCTATCGTCCCTATCAGACGCGCTGGATTTGTCAGGCAATTACTTTGTTGGTCCTCTTCCACCTGAAGTAGGCGGCTTGACAAAGCTTGCACAGCTATACTTATCACAAAACAACTTGTCAGGGGCCCTACCTAATGAACTCAGCAATTGCCAAAGCTTGACAGAACTAGGGTTGGACGATAACTCCTTTGATAGTACCATTCCCTCATCTATCAGCAAAATGAGAGGTCTAATGTTGCTAAATCTTACAAAGAACACACTTTCAGGTGTGATTCCTCAAGATGCAAGCCTTGGAAGACTACCAGAGATAACTTCAGCAACCTTTTCAAACAATAAGTTCACAGGCCCATTGCCCAAAGACATCTTTAACATATCATCCCTAGCAGATGCCCTCGATTTGTCGAGCAATTTCTTTCTTGGTCCTCTTCCACCTGAAGTAGGCGACTTGACAAAGCTTGCACGCCTATACTTGTCACATAACAACTTGTCAGGGCCCCTACCTGGTGCACTCAGCAATTGCCAAAGCTTGACAGAACTCAGGTTGGACGATAATTCCTTTGATAGTAGCATTCCATCGTCTATCAACAAAATGCGAGGTCTGATGTTGCTAAATCTTACAAAGAACACACTTTCAGGCTTGATTCCAAAAGATTTAGGGCTAATGGGTGGCCTAGAACAGTTATACCTTGCACACAACAACTTGTCTGGTCATATCCCAGAAAGCTTGGAAAACATGGCATCTTTGTACCAGTTAGACCTGTCCTTCAACCTTCTGGATGGCAAAGTTCCATTACGGGGAGTGTTCAGCAATGCATCTGGATTTTCATTTGGAGGGAATTTGAGGCTTTGTGGTGGTATAGTAGAGTTACGTTTGCCCGCATGCAAAACAAAATCTGTGGGATGTGGCTTTAGCAAACGCCATTTGACGATCACCCTAGTTACCGCAATTGCTGGAGTAATTCTGATTTTGAGTTTGATGCTTGTTTTCTTGACAATGAGAATGAAATCAAAAACTCAGTCTACAACCACAGGAGGATTTCAGTTGATGGATGACAGTCATCCCAGAGTTACATATGTTGAATTGGTCCAAGGAACAAGTGGCTTTGCAGTAAACAATTTGCTTGGCAGAGGAAGATATGGATCGGTGTATAAGTGTTGTCTGCTGCTAAAAAATATGATGACCACAGTAGCTGTAAAGGTTTTTGATCTTCAACAGTCTGGCTCTTTCAAAAGCTTTCAATCTGAGTGTGAGGCACTTAGTAAGATCCGCCATCGCAACTTGATTAGTGTCATAACTTGTTGTTCAAGCTCTGACTTGAATCAAAACGACTTCAAAGCCATCGTTTTCGAGTTCATGCCTAATGGGAGCCTAGATAGGTGGTTACACATGGATGTACATGTAACACATCTACTCCAAGGCTTGACATTGATGCAGAGACTAAATATCACGGTTGATATTGCTGATGCACTAGATTATTTGCACAACAATTGTGAACCACCAATAATTCATTGTGACTTGAAGCCAAGCAACATTCTTCTCAATGAGGATTTAGTTGCTCACGTTGGGGATTTCGGTCTTGCAAAGATTCTTCCTGAATCAACAGTTGAGCAGCTGATCAATTCAAAGAGCTCAGTTGGAATAAGGGGAACAATTGGATACGTCGCTCCAG AATATGGCGAAGGTGGTCAAGTTTCTTCATGTGGAGATGTGTACAGCTTTGGAACTGTGATCCTCGAGTTGTTTACAGGCATGGCACCTACTCATGACATGTTCAGAGATGGGTTGACCCTGCAGAAACATGCCGAGAATGCATTTCCAGGGATGCTAATGCAGATTGCTAATCCAGCCCTACTGTCCATTGAAGAAGCCAATGCTAATAGTTTGCAGGATGGAAGCAACACAATGGAACATGCCATATTCTCTGTCATGAAGGTTGCGCTATCATGCAGCAGGCATGCACCAACAGAGAGAATGTGCATCAGAGATGCTGCTGCTGCGATTCACAGGATAAGGGATGGCTATGTTAAAGCAAGACAAAATGAGGGGGTTGTTACAGCTGCATATACCGCAAGGCATTTTGCTGAAACAACCAGGGCGGCCCCTTGA
- the LOC123139678 gene encoding probable LRR receptor-like serine/threonine-protein kinase At3g47570 isoform X1, whose product MSGNGTGSKTVFSSETRSSKSKASSMLPVLLLLLLPYVLQSASVGASNNRTDVDSLLAFKASLSNKHGVLAAWNTTTDYCQWPGIGCSLKHKHRVTVLNLSSEVLGGTITPSIGNLSFLRILDLRRNNLQGEIPSSFGRLSRLRYLNLSNNSLHGDVNDELKNCTSLERMHIGSNRLTGEIPTWLGDLLSLKAIDLRNNNFTGTIPSSLTNLSTLQGIYFSTNQLEGAIPEGLGRLGVLAYIGLSENHLSGTIPTALFNLSSLIGLGLALNELSGKLAPKFGDNLPILNQLFIDRNHFTGNLPASLVNSTEIFALDVSFNNLIGRLPPEIGMQCPNFLSLGPNQFMATTQQDWEFMTLLTNCTRLSFLNLQGNRLGGVLPSSVANLSTQLQSLYVEGNEISGEIPFGIGNLVGLNQLELADNLFIGALPDTIGMLSSLQFLDLGYNLLTGFMPSSLGNLTQLLNLYTDNNTFEGPLPASLGRLPEITAATFSNNKFTGPLPKDIFNLSSLSDALDLSGNYFVGPLPPEVGGLTKLAQLYLSQNNLSGALPNELSNCQSLTELGLDDNSFDSTIPSSISKMRGLMLLNLTKNTLSGVIPQDASLGRLPEITSATFSNNKFTGPLPKDIFNISSLADALDLSSNFFLGPLPPEVGDLTKLARLYLSHNNLSGPLPGALSNCQSLTELRLDDNSFDSSIPSSINKMRGLMLLNLTKNTLSGLIPKDLGLMGGLEQLYLAHNNLSGHIPESLENMASLYQLDLSFNLLDGKVPLRGVFSNASGFSFGGNLRLCGGIVELRLPACKTKSVGCGFSKRHLTITLVTAIAGVILILSLMLVFLTMRMKSKTQSTTTGGFQLMDDSHPRVTYVELVQGTSGFAVNNLLGRGRYGSVYKCCLLLKNMMTTVAVKVFDLQQSGSFKSFQSECEALSKIRHRNLISVITCCSSSDLNQNDFKAIVFEFMPNGSLDRWLHMDVHVTHLLQGLTLMQRLNITVDIADALDYLHNNCEPPIIHCDLKPSNILLNEDLVAHVGDFGLAKILPESTVEQLINSKSSVGIRGTIGYVAPEYGEGGQVSSCGDVYSFGTVILELFTGMAPTHDMFRDGLTLQKHAENAFPGMLMQIANPALLSIEEANANSLQDGSNTMEHAIFSVMKVALSCSRHAPTERMCIRDAAAAIHRIRDGYVKARQNEGVVTAAYTARHFAETTRAAP is encoded by the exons ATGTCAGGCAACGGCACAGGCAGTAAAACAGTCTTCTCCTCAGAAACTAGAAGCAGCAAATCAAAAG CGTCTTCAATGTTGCCTGTTCTTCTGTTGCTTCTCTTGCCATATGTACTCCAGTCAGCATCAGTGGGAGCATCCAACAATAGGACTGATGTGGATTCCTTGCTGGCGTTCAAGGCAAGCCTAAGCAATAAGCATGGTGTCCTAGCTGCATGGAACACAACAACTGACTACTGCCAGTGGCCAGGCATTGGTTGCAGCCTTAAACACAAGCACAGGGTCACAGTGCTTAACCTCTCTTCGGAGGTCCTTGGTGGCACGATCACACCTTCCATTGGGAACCTCTCCTTCTTGAGAATTCTAGATCTCAGGCGGAACAATCTGCAAGGTGAAATACCTTCATCCTTTGGTCGTCTGTCTCGCCTACGATATCTTAATTTATCCAACAACTCACTTCATGGTGATGTAAATGATGAATTGAAGAATTGCACCAGCCTTGAAAGAATGCACATTGGTTCAAACCGTTTGACTGGGGAAATCCCTACTTGGCTCGGAGACTTGCTAAGTCTCAAAGCCATAGACCTGCGCAATAACAACTTCACTGGAACCATCCCGTCATCACTTACCAATCTCTCAACACTACAAGGAATCTATTTCAGCACAAACCAACTTGAGGGTGCCATCCCTGAGGGCCTTGGGAGGCTCGGTGTCCTTGCCTACATAGGCCTGTCAGAGAATCACCTCTCAGGCACCATCCCTACAGCTCTCTTCAACCTTTCTTCTCTAATAGGCTTGGGTTTGGCACTAAATGAACTGAGCGGTAAACTGGCCCCAAAGTTTGGGGATAACCTCCCAATTCTAAACCAACTATTCATTGACCGTAACCACTTTACAGGAAACCTTCCAGCTTCTCTTGTCAACTCAACCGAGATATTTGCACTAGATGTCTCCTTCAACAACTTAATAGGAAGATTGCCTCCAGAGATTGGAATGCAATGTCCAAACTTCCTCAGTCTCGGACCAAATCAGTTCATGGCGACTACTCAGCAGGACTGGGAGTTCATGACATTGTTGACAAACTGCACACGCCTCAGTTTTCTTAACCTCCAAGGCAACAGGCTAGGTGGCGTGCTGCCTAGCTCAGTTGCCAACCTATCAACACAACTTCAATCATTATATGTTGAAGGCAATGAGATTTCTGGAGAAATACCATTTGGCATAGGCAATCTTGTTGGTCTAAATCAATTGGAGCTAGCTGACAACCTGTTTATTGGTGCTTTGCCTGACACCATAGGGATGCTAAGTTCACTACAATTCCTGGACTTGGGATATAACCTACTGACAGGGTTCATGCCATCCTCCCTTGGGAACTTGACACAACTACTAAATCTATACACAGATAACAACACATTTGAGGGGCCTCTTCCAGCAAGCCTCGGGAGACTACCAGAGATAACAGCAGCAACCTTTTCAAACAATAAGTTCACAGGCCCATTACCTAAAGACATCTTTAACCTATCGTCCCTATCAGACGCGCTGGATTTGTCAGGCAATTACTTTGTTGGTCCTCTTCCACCTGAAGTAGGCGGCTTGACAAAGCTTGCACAGCTATACTTATCACAAAACAACTTGTCAGGGGCCCTACCTAATGAACTCAGCAATTGCCAAAGCTTGACAGAACTAGGGTTGGACGATAACTCCTTTGATAGTACCATTCCCTCATCTATCAGCAAAATGAGAGGTCTAATGTTGCTAAATCTTACAAAGAACACACTTTCAGGTGTGATTCCTCAAGATGCAAGCCTTGGAAGACTACCAGAGATAACTTCAGCAACCTTTTCAAACAATAAGTTCACAGGCCCATTGCCCAAAGACATCTTTAACATATCATCCCTAGCAGATGCCCTCGATTTGTCGAGCAATTTCTTTCTTGGTCCTCTTCCACCTGAAGTAGGCGACTTGACAAAGCTTGCACGCCTATACTTGTCACATAACAACTTGTCAGGGCCCCTACCTGGTGCACTCAGCAATTGCCAAAGCTTGACAGAACTCAGGTTGGACGATAATTCCTTTGATAGTAGCATTCCATCGTCTATCAACAAAATGCGAGGTCTGATGTTGCTAAATCTTACAAAGAACACACTTTCAGGCTTGATTCCAAAAGATTTAGGGCTAATGGGTGGCCTAGAACAGTTATACCTTGCACACAACAACTTGTCTGGTCATATCCCAGAAAGCTTGGAAAACATGGCATCTTTGTACCAGTTAGACCTGTCCTTCAACCTTCTGGATGGCAAAGTTCCATTACGGGGAGTGTTCAGCAATGCATCTGGATTTTCATTTGGAGGGAATTTGAGGCTTTGTGGTGGTATAGTAGAGTTACGTTTGCCCGCATGCAAAACAAAATCTGTGGGATGTGGCTTTAGCAAACGCCATTTGACGATCACCCTAGTTACCGCAATTGCTGGAGTAATTCTGATTTTGAGTTTGATGCTTGTTTTCTTGACAATGAGAATGAAATCAAAAACTCAGTCTACAACCACAGGAGGATTTCAGTTGATGGATGACAGTCATCCCAGAGTTACATATGTTGAATTGGTCCAAGGAACAAGTGGCTTTGCAGTAAACAATTTGCTTGGCAGAGGAAGATATGGATCGGTGTATAAGTGTTGTCTGCTGCTAAAAAATATGATGACCACAGTAGCTGTAAAGGTTTTTGATCTTCAACAGTCTGGCTCTTTCAAAAGCTTTCAATCTGAGTGTGAGGCACTTAGTAAGATCCGCCATCGCAACTTGATTAGTGTCATAACTTGTTGTTCAAGCTCTGACTTGAATCAAAACGACTTCAAAGCCATCGTTTTCGAGTTCATGCCTAATGGGAGCCTAGATAGGTGGTTACACATGGATGTACATGTAACACATCTACTCCAAGGCTTGACATTGATGCAGAGACTAAATATCACGGTTGATATTGCTGATGCACTAGATTATTTGCACAACAATTGTGAACCACCAATAATTCATTGTGACTTGAAGCCAAGCAACATTCTTCTCAATGAGGATTTAGTTGCTCACGTTGGGGATTTCGGTCTTGCAAAGATTCTTCCTGAATCAACAGTTGAGCAGCTGATCAATTCAAAGAGCTCAGTTGGAATAAGGGGAACAATTGGATACGTCGCTCCAG AATATGGCGAAGGTGGTCAAGTTTCTTCATGTGGAGATGTGTACAGCTTTGGAACTGTGATCCTCGAGTTGTTTACAGGCATGGCACCTACTCATGACATGTTCAGAGATGGGTTGACCCTGCAGAAACATGCCGAGAATGCATTTCCAGGGATGCTAATGCAGATTGCTAATCCAGCCCTACTGTCCATTGAAGAAGCCAATGCTAATAGTTTGCAGGATGGAAGCAACACAATGGAACATGCCATATTCTCTGTCATGAAGGTTGCGCTATCATGCAGCAGGCATGCACCAACAGAGAGAATGTGCATCAGAGATGCTGCTGCTGCGATTCACAGGATAAGGGATGGCTATGTTAAAGCAAGACAAAATGAGGGGGTTGTTACAGCTGCATATACCGCAAGGCATTTTGCTGAAACAACCAGGGCGGCCCCTTGA
- the LOC123135006 gene encoding probable LRR receptor-like serine/threonine-protein kinase At3g47570: MFPVLLLLLLPYVLQSVAVRAFNNRTDVDSLLAFKASVSNQHGVLAAWNTTTDFCLWPGVSCSLKHKHRVIVLNLSSEGLGGTISPSIGNLSFLRILDLRWNNLQGEIPSTIGRLSRLRYLGLSNNSLHGDVNAELKNCTSLRRMNIASNRLTGEIPAWLGDLSSLEVIDMFANNFTGIIPTSLTNLSAVKGIYFTRNQLEGAIPEGLGRFGRLVSMGLSDNHLSGTIPTSLFNLSSLIGLGMALNNLSGKLPPDIGDHLPNLVVLLLGANHFTGNLPASFVNLTKIRTLDVSSNNFTGKLPREIGMLCPAYLNLRTNQFIATTVHDWEFIMLLTNCTRLLWLSIEFNLLCGVLPSSVANLSAQLQVLYVGGNEISGEIPFGIGNLVGLNRLQLGFNRFTGALPDTIGRLNSLQYLDMTNNLLTGFMPPSLGNLTQLLILYTDNNTFEGTLPASLGRLPEITSATFSNNKFTGPLPKDIFNISSLADALDLSSNFFLGPLPPEVGDLTKLARLYLSHNNLSGPLPGALSNCQSLTELRLDDNSFDSSIPLSINKMRGLMLLNLTKNTLSGLIPKDLGLMGGLEQLYLAHNNLSGHIPESLENMASLYQLDLSFNLLDGKVPLRGVFSNASGFSFGGNLRLCGGIVELRLPACKTKSVGCGFSKRHLTITLVTAIAGVILILSLMLVFLTMRMKSKTQSTTTRGFQLMDDSHPRVTYAELVQGTSGFAVNNLLGRGRYGSVYKCCLLLKNMMTTVAVKVFDLQQSGSFKSFQSECEALSKIRHRNLISVITCCSSSDLNQNDFKAIVFEFMPNGSLDRWLHMDVHVTHLLQGLTLMQRLNITVDIADALDYLHNNCEPPIIHCDLKPSNILLNEDLVAHVGDFGLAKILPESTVEQLINSKSSVGIRGTIGYVAPEYGEGGQVSSCGDVYSFGTVILELFTGMAPTHDMFKDGLTLQKHAQNAFPGMLMQIADPFLLSTEEANANSLQDGSNTMEHAIFSVMKVALSCSKQAPTERMCIKDAAAAIHKIKDGYVKGRQNEEVVRANARHFAAESTPAP; this comes from the exons ATGTTTCCTGTTCTTCTGTTGCTTCTGTTGCCATATGTACTCCAATCAGTGGCAGTTAGAGCATTCAACAATAGGACTGATGTAGATTCTTTGTTGGCGTTCAAGGCAAGTGTAAGCAATCAGCATGGTGTCCTAGCTGCATGGAACACAACTACTGACTTCTGTTTGTGGCCAGGCGTCAGTTGCAGCCTTAAGCACAAGCACAGGGTCATAGTGCTTAACCTCTCTTCGGAGGGCCTTGGTGGCACGATCTCACCTTCCATTGGGAACCTCTCCTTCTTGAGAATTCTAGACCTCAGATGGAACAACTTGCAAGGTGAGATACCTTCAACAATTGGCCGTCTGTCTCGCCTAAGATATCTTGGTTTGTCCAACAACTCACTTCATGGTGATGTAAATGCTGAATTAAAGAATTGCACCAGCCTTCGAAGAATGAATATTGCTTCCAATCGCTTGACTGGAGAAATTCCTGCTTGGCTCGGAGACTTGTCAAGTCTCGAGGTCATAGACATGTTCGCAAACAACTTCACTGGAATCATCCCGACATCGCTTACCAATCTCTCAGCAGTGAAAGGAATCTATTTCACGAGAAACCAACTTGAGGGTGCCATCCCTGAGGGCCTTGGCAGGTTTGGCAGGCTTGTCTCGATGGGCCTGTCAGATAATCACCTCTCAGGCACCATCCCTACCTCTCTCTTCAACCTTTCCTCTCTAATAGGCTTGGGCATGGCACTAAATAATCTGAGCGGTAAACTACCCCCAGATATTGGGGATCACCTCCCAAATCTCGTGGTCCTACTCCTTGGTGCTAACCACTTTACAGGAAACCTTCCAGCTTCTTTTGTTAACTTAACTAAGATACGTACACTAGATGTCTCCTCGAACAACTTCACCGGAAAATTGCCTCGAGAGATTGGAATGCTCTGTCCAGCCTACCTCAATCTCAGAACAAATCAGTTCATTGCAACTACCGTGCATGACTGGGAATTCATAATGTTGTTGACAAATTGCACACGGCTCCTTTGGCTTAGCATAGAATTCAACCTATTATGTGGCGTGCTGCCTAGCTCAGTTGCCAACCTATCAGCACAACTCCAAGTGCTATATGTTGGAGGCAATGAAATTTCTGGAGAGATACCATTTGGCATAGGCAATCTTGTTGGGCTAAATCGATTGCAGCTAGGTTTTAACCGATTTACTGGTGCCTTGCCTGACACCATCGGAAGGTTAAATTCACTACAATACCTGGACATGACAAATAACCTACTGACAGGGTTCATGCCACCCTCCCTTGGAAACTTGACACAACTACTAATTCTGTACACAGATAACAACACGTTTGAGGGGACTCTTCCAGCAAGCCTTGGAAGACTACCAGAGATAACTTCAGCAACCTTTTCAAACAATAAGTTCACAGGCCCATTGCCCAAAGACATCTTTAACATATCATCCCTAGCAGATGCCCTCGATTTGTCGAGCAATTTCTTTCTTGGTCCTCTTCCACCTGAAGTAGGCGACTTGACAAAGCTTGCACGCCTATACTTGTCACATAACAACTTGTCAGGGCCCCTACCTGGTGCACTCAGCAATTGCCAAAGCTTGACAGAACTCAGGTTGGATGATAATTCCTTTGATAGTAGCATTCCATTGTCTATCAACAAAATGCGAGGTCTGATGTTGCTAAATCTTACAAAGAACACACTTTCAGGCTTGATTCCAAAAGATTTAGGGCTAATGGGTGGCCTAGAACAGTTATACCTTGCACACAACAACTTGTCTGGTCATATCCCAGAAAGCTTGGAAAACATGGCATCTTTGTACCAGTTAGACCTGTCCTTCAACCTTCTGGATGGCAAAGTTCCATTACGGGGAGTGTTCAGCAATGCATCTGGATTTTCATTTGGAGGGAATTTGAGGCTTTGTGGTGGTATAGTAGAGTTACGTTTGCCCGCATGCAAAACAAAATCTGTGGGATGTGGCTTTAGCAAACGCCATTTGACTATCACCCTAGTTACCGCAATTGCTGGAGTAATTCTGATTTTGAGTTTGATGCTTGTTTTCTTGACAATGAGAATGAAATCAAAAACTCAGTCTACAACCACAAGAGGATTTCAGTTGATGGATGACAGTCATCCCAGAGTTACATATGCTGAATTGGTCCAAGGAACAAGTGGCTTTGCAGTAAACAATTTGCTTGGCAGAGGAAGATATGGATCGGTGTATAAGTGTTGTCTGCTGCTCAAAAATATGATGACCACAGTAGCTGTAAAGGTTTTTGATCTTCAACAGTCTGGCTCTTTCAAAAGCTTTCAATCTGAGTGTGAGGCACTTAGTAAGATCCGCCATCGCAACTTGATTAGTGTCATAACTTGTTGTTCAAGCTCTGACTTGAATCAAAACGACTTCAAAGCCATCGTTTTCGAGTTCATGCCTAATGGGAGCCTAGATAGGTGGTTACACATGGATGTACATGTAACACATCTACTCCAAGGCTTGACATTGATGCAGAGACTAAATATCACGGTTGATATTGCTGATGCACTAGATTATTTGCACAACAATTGTGAACCACCAATAATTCATTGTGACTTGAAGCCAAGCAACATTCTTCTCAATGAGGATTTAGTTGCTCACGTTGGGGATTTCGGTCTTGCAAAGATTCTTCCTGAATCAACAGTTGAGCAGCTGATCAATTCAAAGAGCTCAGTTGGAATAAGGGGAACAATTGGATACGTCGCTCCAG AATATGGCGAAGGTGGTCAAGTTTCTTCATGTGGAGATGTGTACAGCTTCGGAACTGTCATCCTCGAGTTGTTTACAGGCATGGCACCTACTCATGACATGTTTAAAGACGGGTTGACCCTGCAGAAACATGCCCAGAATGCATTTCCAGGGATGCTAATGCAGATTGCTGATCCATTCCTATTGTCCACTGAAGAAGCCAATGCTAATAGTTTGCAGGATGGCAGCAACACAATGGAACACGCCATATTCTCTGTCATGAAGGTTGCGCTATCATGCAGCAAGCAAGCACCGACAGAGAGAATGTGCATCAAAGATGCTGCTGCAGCAATTCACAAGATAAAGGATGGCTATGTTAAAGGAAGACAAAATGAGGAAGTTGTTAGAGCTAATGCAAGGCATTTTGCTGCAGAATCAACGCCAGCACCCTAA